A genomic segment from Chitinophaga niabensis encodes:
- a CDS encoding nSTAND1 domain-containing NTPase translates to MSLSQYFSASYFYGIAINEYDEAMIADLRTPLYDVRSISRQLERPHNGFQSNILEGNDTTATGIRNFLEGMVNTVNQKNNRLVFYFAGHGKTLENADGSAMGYIIPKEGRADDASTWISMDQLLETFYKIECRHVLIILDCCFAGSLEWAAFNTRHLNTGPKEIYRQHFQLYIQDKAWQVITSAAFDQTALDYGWRNRQETNNSPFASALVSALEGAADLLHNGLITASGLIVYLRDVVESLALDRNIKHRQTPRLFTLKNHDKGEFLFLNPNSKLSLRDAKEATRENNPFKGLEAYGEKDKDKFYGREKVISAILNIIKERQSNILIVTGVSGSGKTSVIKAGVKPALEKEGWTFLETIRPGEYPLEMLKKLLLPDSTIKTVIYVDQLEELVTQARNKEDAETFLNQLYEQYLQHENVFLIATLRSDFQHLINKGRLGKLWKDSLYNIPWMSREELKDTIMRPAIDMAFFYEPPQLVDTIIDDVLQYPGSLPMLSVLLSELYIKSMENNRGRLLEAEDYYNTIGGVSGALHSKLKALLGEHNENEQALKHILLRMVNIEGDIYSKKSVTAADLVFTDETLNSAIKEQIDVLREERIIYSLNDNGAWEPVHDAVVRWRYIKQWIEETGIARMAMQKELEDDIRVYLANGKSKNYLWDRNEQLGAMVKELDKENSLLNKKEKEYVRISEGIRTRKKRIAWMAALGAIAALVVVVIWISILNGRANDQRDRAEQSLKQYQIARFRENIQNGKIYQEADETDLATIEFKSAYEIYKLYPNDTALLAESRQSDFTGIIKTFNLDK, encoded by the coding sequence ATGTCCCTGAGCCAATACTTCTCTGCATCGTATTTTTATGGAATAGCGATTAATGAGTACGATGAAGCTATGATCGCAGACCTGCGCACTCCTTTGTATGATGTACGAAGCATTAGCCGGCAATTAGAGCGCCCACACAACGGTTTTCAAAGTAATATCCTGGAAGGCAATGATACCACCGCAACCGGTATCAGGAACTTCCTGGAAGGAATGGTGAACACCGTCAACCAGAAAAACAACCGCCTCGTATTCTACTTTGCAGGCCATGGCAAAACACTCGAGAATGCAGATGGTTCTGCTATGGGATATATTATTCCTAAAGAAGGCAGGGCAGACGACGCATCCACCTGGATCAGTATGGATCAGCTGCTGGAAACATTCTATAAAATAGAATGCCGGCACGTGCTGATCATTTTAGACTGCTGTTTTGCCGGAAGCCTGGAATGGGCGGCTTTTAATACCCGGCACCTGAACACAGGCCCCAAAGAAATATACAGGCAGCATTTTCAACTATACATACAAGACAAGGCCTGGCAGGTGATCACTTCCGCTGCCTTTGATCAAACTGCCCTTGACTATGGCTGGCGAAACCGGCAGGAGACAAATAACTCTCCCTTTGCCAGTGCCCTCGTTTCTGCATTGGAAGGAGCTGCAGATCTGTTGCATAATGGATTGATCACTGCTTCCGGATTGATCGTTTACCTGAGAGATGTAGTGGAGAGCCTGGCATTGGATAGGAATATCAAACATCGCCAGACCCCCAGGTTATTTACACTTAAGAACCATGATAAGGGTGAGTTCCTCTTCTTAAACCCCAACAGTAAATTATCCCTGCGGGATGCAAAAGAAGCTACACGGGAAAATAACCCCTTTAAAGGATTAGAGGCATACGGGGAAAAGGATAAGGATAAGTTCTATGGGCGGGAAAAGGTGATCTCCGCTATTCTGAACATTATTAAGGAACGGCAATCAAATATATTGATCGTAACAGGGGTTTCCGGTTCCGGCAAAACCTCCGTGATCAAAGCCGGTGTTAAACCAGCCCTTGAAAAAGAAGGCTGGACCTTCCTGGAAACCATCCGCCCGGGAGAATATCCCCTGGAGATGCTGAAAAAGCTGCTATTGCCTGACAGTACGATCAAAACCGTGATCTATGTGGATCAGCTCGAAGAGCTGGTTACCCAGGCCCGGAATAAAGAAGATGCGGAAACATTCCTGAACCAGTTATATGAACAGTATCTGCAGCATGAGAACGTTTTCCTGATCGCTACGCTGCGCTCAGATTTTCAACACCTGATCAATAAAGGCAGGTTGGGAAAGCTATGGAAGGATAGCCTTTATAACATCCCCTGGATGAGCCGAGAAGAATTAAAGGATACCATTATGCGGCCTGCCATTGACATGGCTTTTTTCTATGAACCACCGCAGTTGGTAGATACTATCATAGATGATGTATTACAGTATCCGGGAAGCCTTCCTATGTTATCCGTATTGCTGAGTGAGCTGTATATAAAGTCCATGGAGAATAATCGTGGCAGGCTGTTGGAGGCAGAGGATTATTACAATACTATTGGCGGCGTATCCGGTGCCTTGCACAGTAAATTAAAAGCCCTGCTCGGTGAACATAATGAAAATGAACAGGCGCTGAAACATATCCTGTTACGGATGGTGAACATAGAGGGAGATATCTACAGCAAAAAGAGCGTAACTGCGGCAGACCTTGTTTTTACGGATGAAACCCTGAACAGCGCTATAAAGGAACAGATTGATGTATTAAGGGAAGAACGGATCATTTATTCCCTGAATGATAATGGAGCATGGGAGCCGGTGCATGATGCTGTGGTGAGATGGCGCTATATAAAACAATGGATAGAAGAAACAGGGATCGCCAGAATGGCCATGCAGAAAGAATTGGAAGATGATATACGGGTATACCTGGCCAACGGTAAAAGTAAAAATTACCTCTGGGACAGGAATGAGCAGTTGGGGGCTATGGTGAAAGAGCTGGATAAGGAAAACTCGCTGCTTAATAAGAAGGAAAAAGAATATGTAAGGATCAGTGAGGGCATCCGCACAAGGAAGAAAAGGATAGCGTGGATGGCTGCGCTGGGTGCTATTGCCGCATTGGTTGTTGTGGTGATCTGGATCTCCATATTAAATGGTCGGGCTAATGATCAAAGGGACAGGGCCGAGCAGAGTTTGAAACAATACCAGATAGCCCGGTTCAGGGAAAATATACAGAATGGTAAGATCTACCAGGAAGCAGATGAAACAGACCTTGCAACGATTGAGTTTAAAAGTGCCTATGAGATATATAAACTATACCCAAATGATACGGCATTGCTTGCAGAAAGCAGGCAAAGCGATTTCACCGGCATCATCAAAACATTCAACCTGGATAAATGA
- a CDS encoding RICIN domain-containing protein: protein MKKKILLFLISLLIARCGFTQTTVVVDPNRKFQTIKGFGVSLSWWANIMGGWGNTAITSVCSDLTSSSELNFNYFRFNIGGGDTPAHNHITQTGGAMPGYKSSRTAAYNWLADSNQIRVLQKIYALKSSAIYEMAGYSPPFWMTKSGCTAGNTDGSDNLLDADYGTYADYLTDIVKHFKDVEGINISKLEPFNEPFSNWWKALGAQEGCMFSRANQKKLIDSVYHRLNSKNMLSWCSIAAMDANTIDQGLTGLNNYVADGIISKVADIAVHSYGGTQRAQLYNAAFAQGKEVWQTESGPLGIASSGMDNYLYMASRIVQDLKEMKAVIWADWQAVSPDNRWGLWTYNVAAKTYQKVKPYYVRKQFSKYIKPGYSILYSNENSVTALNPANNELVMVLINTATASTSYKLDMNLFGTVGSAAVYRTTSTEDCAQLTNIAATNNIYSYSAPAQSITTFVIPVTLAGNPIANGTYRITAKHSNKVMSIAGYSTANGALAEQWDWLNQANEKFIVTLTANGYKIAPSYAASKVLQVNMVSLANSTGVSIWDDYAQDHERFSIIDIGGGYYKIVARHSAKCLAVNNNGTANGDDIVQYEWLNYENFKWSFTDVSSSLLAVSPPVQDSKTSGPLVYPNPSNGPVTINLNTPVKARVQVLDVNGKVRYDNVTANSLLNIDLGKWGKGYYIIRITNEKATYTRPVVIN from the coding sequence ATGAAAAAGAAAATTCTACTCTTTCTGATCAGCCTGCTGATCGCCCGATGCGGCTTTACCCAAACCACAGTAGTTGTTGACCCTAACCGAAAATTCCAGACGATAAAAGGATTCGGCGTATCGCTTTCCTGGTGGGCCAATATCATGGGTGGCTGGGGCAACACGGCTATCACTTCAGTCTGCAGCGACCTTACCAGCAGCAGCGAGCTGAACTTTAATTATTTCCGGTTCAATATCGGCGGTGGCGATACTCCGGCACACAACCATATAACACAGACAGGCGGCGCTATGCCTGGTTATAAATCCAGCCGTACCGCTGCATACAACTGGCTGGCTGATTCCAACCAGATCAGGGTACTGCAAAAGATCTATGCCTTAAAAAGCAGTGCCATTTACGAAATGGCAGGTTATTCCCCTCCTTTCTGGATGACAAAGAGTGGTTGTACTGCCGGCAACACAGATGGTTCGGACAACCTGCTGGATGCTGATTACGGTACTTATGCAGATTACCTTACTGATATTGTGAAACATTTCAAAGATGTGGAAGGCATCAACATCAGCAAGCTGGAACCATTTAACGAACCGTTCTCCAATTGGTGGAAAGCACTGGGCGCGCAGGAAGGCTGCATGTTTTCACGGGCCAATCAGAAAAAGCTGATCGATTCCGTATATCACCGGTTAAACAGCAAGAACATGCTTTCCTGGTGCAGCATTGCTGCCATGGATGCCAATACGATAGATCAGGGCCTTACAGGACTTAATAACTATGTTGCTGATGGGATAATCAGTAAAGTGGCTGATATTGCCGTTCATAGTTATGGTGGCACGCAACGCGCTCAGTTATACAATGCCGCGTTTGCACAGGGTAAAGAAGTATGGCAAACAGAAAGCGGTCCTTTAGGGATTGCCTCTAGTGGCATGGACAACTACCTGTATATGGCCAGCCGTATCGTGCAGGACCTGAAAGAGATGAAGGCTGTGATCTGGGCAGACTGGCAGGCCGTTTCACCGGATAACCGCTGGGGATTATGGACGTACAATGTTGCTGCCAAAACCTATCAAAAAGTAAAGCCCTACTATGTAAGGAAGCAATTTTCAAAATATATTAAACCCGGTTATTCGATCCTGTACAGCAATGAAAATTCAGTTACAGCGCTTAACCCTGCAAATAACGAACTGGTAATGGTGCTCATTAATACGGCAACAGCCAGTACATCCTATAAGCTGGATATGAACCTTTTTGGCACTGTTGGTTCTGCAGCCGTATATCGCACCACCAGTACTGAAGATTGTGCCCAGCTCACCAATATCGCCGCAACCAATAATATATACAGTTATTCTGCTCCTGCCCAGTCCATCACAACATTTGTGATCCCTGTTACCCTGGCCGGCAATCCAATTGCCAACGGTACATACAGGATCACCGCCAAACACAGTAATAAAGTAATGAGCATTGCGGGATACTCCACTGCAAACGGTGCCTTGGCAGAACAATGGGACTGGTTAAACCAGGCAAACGAAAAATTCATTGTTACGCTTACTGCAAACGGTTATAAGATTGCTCCTTCCTATGCTGCATCCAAAGTACTGCAGGTAAACATGGTATCCCTGGCAAACAGCACTGGTGTTTCTATATGGGACGACTATGCCCAGGACCATGAACGTTTCAGCATTATTGACATAGGAGGAGGTTATTACAAGATCGTAGCCAGGCATAGCGCTAAATGCCTTGCCGTGAACAATAACGGAACAGCCAATGGCGATGATATCGTGCAATACGAATGGCTCAACTATGAGAACTTTAAATGGTCGTTTACAGATGTTTCATCCTCTTTGCTTGCGGTTAGCCCACCTGTGCAGGATAGTAAAACTTCCGGACCGCTTGTATATCCCAATCCTTCCAACGGCCCTGTAACCATCAACTTAAACACTCCTGTAAAAGCCAGGGTGCAGGTGCTGGACGTAAATGGAAAGGTGCGCTATGACAACGTTACTGCCAATAGCCTGCTTAACATTGATCTGGGCAAATGGGGGAAAGGATATTATATCATCCGTATCACGAATGAAAAGGCTACATATACAAGGCCGGTTGTTATCAACTGA
- a CDS encoding ABC transporter permease, translated as MFKTTWRHLIKDRQFTILNLAGLSTGLACALLIGFWIYDELSIDKFHRKNIYQVMLNENPGGRIATTEGTGSNVGDILLKNLPEVEHTVTTTPAVWFRNFNLSWKENTLSAKGNFVSKDFFSVFSYELLQGDKVLENKSSIVISAQLAKKLFHSVDSAIGKELSWKWQAFDKPCIVSGVFKDFPVNSTMQYDFVLPLEAWYDIVPASNTLTGPFNTYIVSTAGIPGNKITELLHANLNDKITMPFLRPYAEGYLYGRYENGVQAGGRIGYVKLFTVIAIFILLIACINFMNLSTAKASRRIKEISVKKILGAGRFSLVLQFLGESILMSLAALLIALLMVWALLPQFNQLTGKVFVFDPVLLLAVLGITLLTGIVAGSYPAFYLSHLSSLKGAIHRSAGELWARKGLVTFQFTVSVVFIIAVLVVYNQISYVQTKSPGYSKDNILCFELQGRAAEKATTFLAEVKNIPGVLNASSIEQQIILPSYEPSGSVRWEGKNQDARIRFYQMPVNYDLIETLDMQMMKGRPFSRNYTSDTGSVILNETAIKTMDLKDPIGKTISLGSREKRIIGVVKDFHFNSLHEAIRPFIFKLAPQETMLVMVKIKAGQEEATIARISGLWQTFNPGFFFDHRFLDNDYQVQYASEKLVATISRYFAGLAIIISCLGLFGLAAFTAERRRKEIGIRKVLGATVSNLVLMLSKDFMQLVLIAILIAFPLAWWAMTQWLNDFAYHVPLGMSVFIAAGSAIILITLLTVGYQAIRSALANPVNSLKAE; from the coding sequence ATGTTTAAAACAACCTGGCGCCACCTGATCAAAGACCGTCAATTCACTATCCTTAACCTTGCAGGCCTTTCTACGGGCTTAGCATGTGCATTGCTGATTGGTTTCTGGATCTACGATGAATTGAGCATAGATAAATTCCACCGGAAGAATATTTACCAGGTAATGCTGAATGAAAACCCCGGAGGCCGTATTGCCACTACGGAAGGTACCGGCAGCAATGTAGGGGACATCCTCCTTAAAAACCTACCTGAAGTAGAACATACGGTAACTACCACACCAGCGGTATGGTTCCGGAATTTCAACCTGTCATGGAAAGAAAATACCCTCAGTGCAAAAGGTAACTTTGTTAGCAAAGATTTCTTTTCCGTTTTTTCCTACGAGTTGCTCCAGGGCGATAAGGTGTTGGAAAATAAAAGCAGTATTGTAATATCTGCGCAGCTGGCTAAAAAATTATTTCATTCAGTGGATAGTGCAATAGGAAAGGAGTTATCCTGGAAATGGCAGGCCTTTGATAAACCATGCATCGTATCGGGTGTTTTCAAGGATTTTCCTGTTAACTCCACTATGCAATACGATTTTGTATTGCCGCTGGAAGCCTGGTACGATATCGTTCCTGCATCTAATACACTTACCGGGCCTTTTAATACCTATATCGTATCAACTGCCGGAATACCGGGCAACAAGATCACAGAATTGCTGCATGCAAACCTGAACGATAAAATAACAATGCCATTCCTGCGGCCTTATGCAGAAGGTTACCTGTATGGCAGATACGAAAATGGAGTGCAGGCCGGCGGAAGGATAGGGTATGTAAAACTGTTTACTGTTATTGCTATTTTTATCCTGTTGATCGCTTGTATTAATTTCATGAACCTCTCTACTGCCAAAGCTTCGCGGCGGATAAAGGAGATCAGCGTTAAAAAAATATTGGGAGCCGGCAGGTTTTCGCTGGTGCTGCAATTCCTGGGAGAATCCATATTAATGAGCCTGGCCGCCTTACTGATAGCTTTGCTGATGGTGTGGGCATTACTGCCGCAGTTTAATCAGCTTACAGGAAAAGTGTTTGTATTCGATCCGGTATTGCTGCTGGCTGTATTGGGTATTACTTTATTAACGGGCATTGTTGCAGGAAGTTATCCAGCATTTTACCTTTCACATTTAAGCTCACTGAAAGGTGCTATCCATCGTTCTGCAGGAGAGCTGTGGGCAAGGAAAGGGCTTGTTACTTTCCAGTTCACGGTATCCGTAGTGTTCATCATTGCCGTATTAGTAGTATACAACCAGATCAGTTACGTACAAACTAAATCGCCCGGTTATAGTAAAGACAATATACTCTGCTTTGAGCTGCAGGGCAGGGCTGCAGAAAAGGCCACCACCTTCCTGGCTGAAGTAAAGAACATTCCCGGTGTGCTCAATGCATCCAGCATAGAGCAACAGATCATTTTACCCAGTTATGAGCCTAGTGGAAGTGTACGATGGGAAGGAAAGAACCAGGACGCGAGGATCCGTTTTTACCAGATGCCTGTGAATTACGACCTCATAGAAACACTGGATATGCAAATGATGAAAGGCCGGCCTTTTTCAAGGAACTACACTTCAGACACTGGTTCCGTGATCCTGAATGAAACCGCGATCAAAACAATGGACCTGAAAGACCCCATCGGTAAAACCATCAGTCTTGGTTCAAGGGAAAAACGCATCATAGGCGTAGTAAAAGATTTTCATTTCAATTCACTACACGAAGCCATCAGGCCCTTTATTTTCAAACTGGCCCCGCAGGAAACCATGCTGGTGATGGTTAAGATCAAAGCAGGGCAGGAAGAGGCCACCATTGCCCGTATTAGTGGATTATGGCAGACATTCAATCCCGGGTTCTTCTTTGACCACCGCTTCCTTGATAATGACTACCAGGTACAATATGCCTCAGAGAAACTGGTGGCTACCATTTCCCGGTATTTTGCCGGGCTGGCCATTATCATCTCCTGCCTTGGGCTCTTTGGCCTGGCTGCTTTTACGGCAGAACGCCGCCGGAAAGAAATAGGCATACGGAAAGTGCTGGGCGCCACCGTTAGTAACCTTGTACTGATGTTATCAAAGGATTTTATGCAGCTGGTGCTGATAGCCATACTGATTGCCTTCCCGCTTGCATGGTGGGCTATGACGCAATGGCTGAACGATTTTGCTTATCACGTTCCGCTGGGCATGTCTGTTTTCATTGCCGCCGGTAGTGCTATCATACTCATCACTTTGCTGACGGTAGGATACCAGGCTATCCGGTCAGCATTAGCCAACCCGGTGAACAGCTTGAAAGCAGAATAA
- a CDS encoding helix-turn-helix domain-containing protein, whose translation MNSFTLLNTDYVQLNKSWHYSNIKSIFYRLYYIDGGEGKLYNDTGTVTLEDGHLYLIPSFTTCNYECRSKLSQYYVQFMEGSADGISLFAANRRIFKIPASAEDINCVKRILLLNPNRAIKTSYNPRDYEKNDILRSYQDMNNLIPPSVFMETCGLLMQLLSRFMAADNFQIAERTMIHPKVMDAINFIQTNLLSSITVEGLAQRANQHPDYFSRLFLKNTGERPLAYVQLKRVERAQLLLITTDLPFYKIAEETGFESLSYLSRIFRNHTGQTLSDYKRQNLISQSG comes from the coding sequence ATGAATTCCTTTACGTTATTGAATACGGATTATGTGCAGCTGAACAAAAGCTGGCATTACAGCAATATAAAAAGCATCTTCTATCGCTTATATTATATAGATGGAGGAGAGGGAAAGCTGTATAATGATACAGGAACCGTGACACTGGAAGACGGCCATTTATATCTCATTCCCAGTTTTACTACCTGCAACTATGAATGCCGGAGCAAGCTGAGCCAATATTATGTACAATTCATGGAAGGATCGGCGGACGGTATTTCCCTGTTTGCCGCCAACCGCAGGATCTTTAAAATACCTGCCAGTGCAGAAGATATTAATTGCGTAAAACGCATCCTTTTACTAAATCCCAACCGTGCTATCAAAACTTCCTATAACCCCAGGGACTATGAGAAGAACGACATCCTGAGGAGTTACCAGGACATGAACAACCTCATACCACCTTCCGTATTTATGGAAACCTGCGGGTTATTAATGCAGTTGCTGTCGAGGTTCATGGCGGCAGATAACTTTCAGATCGCAGAGAGAACAATGATCCATCCGAAAGTGATGGATGCCATCAACTTTATCCAAACCAACCTGCTCAGCAGTATTACGGTAGAAGGATTGGCACAAAGGGCCAATCAGCACCCCGATTACTTTTCACGGCTTTTCCTGAAGAACACCGGGGAGCGGCCATTGGCCTACGTGCAATTGAAGAGGGTGGAACGGGCGCAATTGTTACTTATCACCACAGATCTCCCTTTTTATAAAATAGCGGAGGAAACCGGTTTTGAAAGTCTTTCTTACCTGTCCCGCATATTCAGGAACCATACAGGGCAAACACTAAGTGATTACAAGCGGCAGAATTTAATCAGCCAGTCCGGTTAA